From the genome of Phytohabitans rumicis, one region includes:
- a CDS encoding glycosyltransferase, with product MKVMFVCTTGGSGRRQLGGAERFLIEMLPALAREGVEVVGCTPDDEVAAALRDAGVPWIELGASSRIDISYVREIRRLVTEQRPDVVSAHLLSAAMHARAALRGDLRGTGLVVALHNSLWQYRDAAESLRAKAAVQANITLDLTMRRLRPHVTVAVSAFEADELRVRGRVGNVHVIPNPLPATWPAVDTLDAAPSVPPRVGFLGRLEQEKGADLLSEVAAALPDVEFVVAGAGSTPVAKLPNIRLAGRVDAASFLQKVDCLLVPSRVESFGRSALEAMSLGVPVVHSGVGGLTEITRPADGVLAYRADLTPTALAAAITRALGAPMPSHGGGTWPGGTHRSSPLIDVWITGSGSTGRSLMTPLERVWPALLPFSIGAVLLLLTWDTGLGVTCALAVGAVVAARARMWGLAMCATAWVAVFLAVRFLAGPYDSWAGRAAIPVLAVYVAFFLSAWAAGRWLAKRAGAPGPPTGAARPALVWPSETRLRIYLLVVLAVAVLSAVLRFRGIVPPLFDDNPDAARQVLRERSNIAVGLLSEAWTLGMALSLLRALTARGWQLAIYLAAAFVFTCGAALGASKNSVLVGVVPAIIAVLSVRRAAARPKKVWSGKTPVVVGLVGIAVVGAAVFLGGQRTLAGTGTFENDFRSRYGDSVLATSAGSLDLSLSSSTETFGRLWAQRQTLQPEYGAYTLMFLGSRVQPLVGKVDLYNLTSQLSLPYYMNTATFVAIPLLDYGPWGAGVFLVLLGLGVGFLERRLEFSTGPAQQLARGFVVYFAVFGVYELYPFIYPTWLALVPGLWVLYRMGRPAT from the coding sequence GCCCGCGCTCGCGCGGGAGGGCGTGGAGGTCGTGGGGTGCACGCCCGACGACGAGGTCGCGGCCGCGCTGCGCGACGCGGGCGTGCCGTGGATCGAGCTGGGCGCGAGCAGCCGCATCGACATCAGCTACGTGCGCGAGATCCGCCGCCTCGTGACCGAGCAGCGGCCCGACGTGGTCAGCGCCCACCTGCTCTCCGCCGCCATGCACGCCCGCGCCGCGCTGCGCGGCGACCTGCGCGGGACGGGCCTGGTGGTCGCGCTGCACAACAGCCTCTGGCAGTACCGCGACGCCGCCGAGTCGCTGCGGGCCAAGGCCGCGGTCCAGGCCAACATCACCCTCGACCTGACGATGCGCCGGCTCCGCCCGCACGTCACGGTCGCGGTCTCCGCGTTCGAGGCGGACGAGCTTCGGGTACGCGGGCGCGTCGGCAATGTTCACGTGATCCCGAACCCGCTGCCGGCCACCTGGCCGGCGGTCGACACTCTCGACGCGGCGCCGTCGGTGCCGCCCCGGGTCGGCTTCCTCGGGCGCCTTGAGCAGGAGAAGGGCGCCGACCTGCTCTCCGAGGTCGCCGCTGCGCTGCCGGACGTGGAGTTCGTGGTCGCCGGCGCCGGCTCGACGCCGGTGGCGAAGCTGCCGAACATCCGGCTCGCCGGCCGGGTCGACGCGGCTTCCTTCCTGCAGAAGGTGGACTGCCTGCTGGTGCCGTCCCGGGTCGAGTCGTTCGGCCGCAGCGCGCTGGAGGCGATGTCGCTCGGCGTACCGGTGGTGCACTCCGGGGTTGGCGGGCTGACCGAGATCACCCGGCCGGCGGACGGCGTGCTGGCCTACCGGGCGGACCTGACGCCGACCGCGCTGGCGGCGGCCATCACGCGGGCACTCGGGGCACCGATGCCCAGTCACGGCGGCGGGACCTGGCCCGGTGGTACGCACAGGAGTTCTCCTTTGATCGATGTGTGGATAACTGGCTCAGGCTCTACCGGTCGGTCGCTCATGACTCCGCTTGAGCGGGTCTGGCCTGCCCTCCTGCCGTTCTCTATCGGTGCCGTTCTCCTCCTGCTGACCTGGGACACCGGCCTCGGCGTCACGTGCGCGCTGGCCGTCGGCGCGGTCGTGGCCGCCCGCGCGCGCATGTGGGGGCTGGCCATGTGCGCCACCGCGTGGGTGGCGGTCTTCCTCGCCGTGCGCTTCCTCGCCGGTCCGTACGACTCGTGGGCCGGCCGCGCCGCCATCCCCGTGCTGGCTGTCTACGTCGCGTTCTTCCTGTCCGCCTGGGCCGCCGGGCGCTGGCTCGCCAAGCGAGCAGGTGCCCCCGGGCCCCCGACCGGCGCGGCCCGGCCCGCGCTGGTCTGGCCCAGCGAGACCCGGCTGCGGATCTACCTACTGGTCGTGCTGGCCGTGGCCGTGCTCTCCGCGGTGCTGCGGTTCCGGGGCATCGTCCCGCCGCTCTTCGACGACAACCCGGACGCGGCCCGGCAGGTGCTGCGGGAGCGGTCGAACATCGCTGTCGGCCTGCTCTCCGAGGCGTGGACGCTGGGCATGGCCCTCTCGCTCCTGCGCGCCCTGACCGCCCGCGGCTGGCAGCTCGCCATCTACCTCGCGGCCGCGTTCGTCTTCACCTGCGGCGCGGCGCTCGGCGCGAGCAAGAACTCCGTCCTGGTCGGCGTCGTCCCGGCGATCATCGCGGTGCTGTCGGTACGGCGGGCCGCCGCCCGACCCAAGAAGGTGTGGTCCGGAAAGACACCGGTGGTGGTCGGGCTCGTTGGCATCGCGGTGGTCGGCGCCGCGGTCTTCCTGGGCGGCCAGCGCACGCTCGCCGGCACCGGCACGTTCGAGAACGACTTCCGCTCCCGGTACGGCGACAGCGTGCTCGCCACCAGCGCCGGCTCGCTGGACCTGTCGCTGAGCTCGTCGACGGAGACGTTCGGCCGGCTGTGGGCGCAGCGGCAGACCCTGCAGCCCGAGTACGGCGCGTACACGCTGATGTTTCTCGGCTCGCGCGTCCAGCCGCTGGTCGGCAAGGTCGACCTCTACAACCTGACGTCCCAGCTCAGCCTGCCGTACTACATGAACACGGCGACGTTCGTGGCGATACCGCTGCTGGACTACGGGCCGTGGGGCGCGGGGGTGTTCCTCGTCCTGCTCGGCCTGGGCGTCGGCTTCCTGGAACGCCGGCTGGAGTTCTCCACCGGGCCGGCCCAGCAGCTCGCCCGCGGGTTCGTCGTCTACTTCGCCGTGTTCGGCGTGTACGAGCTGTACCCGTTCATCTACCCGACCTGGTTGGCCCTCGTCCCGGGGCTCTGGGTCCTCTACCGGATGGGGAGGCCGGCCACGTGA
- a CDS encoding glycosyltransferase produces MTGSRWSVVTVTYNSADTLRRCWSGTAKPYDWIVVDNDSADDSAAVAAELGARVVRLPANVGFAKANNAGVRESASDYVLFANPDLVVDPAGLATFQAHLDRHGGLVAPQLLATDGEPQPNGRGFPYATAKLGNRKVWPLSRMHATYRVTATPGEAFWVAWVMGAAVAARRNEFVRIGGWNERFFLYYEDHELGLRAWQHGLRVALLGDVRWTHHWARATNSFRWSRAHTLEIKGARTFYGMFPEFIVGLPPAGRRHRQANALLGTPVNSEEQSVTQVVRDLL; encoded by the coding sequence ATGACCGGATCCCGGTGGAGCGTCGTGACCGTCACCTACAACTCCGCCGACACGCTCCGGCGGTGTTGGAGCGGCACGGCCAAGCCGTACGACTGGATCGTCGTGGACAACGACTCCGCCGACGACTCCGCGGCGGTCGCGGCGGAGCTGGGCGCGCGCGTCGTCCGCCTGCCGGCGAACGTCGGCTTCGCCAAGGCCAACAACGCCGGGGTACGCGAGTCCGCCAGCGACTACGTCCTGTTCGCCAACCCGGATCTCGTGGTCGACCCGGCTGGGCTCGCCACGTTCCAGGCGCACCTGGACAGGCACGGCGGGTTGGTGGCGCCGCAGTTGCTGGCCACCGACGGCGAGCCGCAGCCCAACGGGCGCGGGTTCCCGTACGCCACGGCGAAGCTGGGCAACCGGAAGGTCTGGCCGCTGTCCAGGATGCACGCGACGTACCGGGTGACCGCGACGCCGGGAGAGGCGTTCTGGGTGGCGTGGGTGATGGGCGCCGCCGTCGCCGCCCGGCGCAACGAGTTCGTCCGCATCGGCGGCTGGAACGAGCGCTTCTTCCTCTACTACGAGGACCACGAGCTGGGACTGCGTGCCTGGCAGCACGGGCTGCGGGTGGCGCTGCTCGGCGACGTCCGGTGGACCCACCACTGGGCCCGCGCCACGAACTCGTTCCGCTGGTCGCGGGCGCACACCCTGGAGATCAAGGGTGCCCGGACCTTCTACGGCATGTTTCCCGAGTTCATCGTGGGCCTACCACCGGCCGGCCGCCGGCACCGCCAGGCGAACGCCCTCCTCGGCACGCCGGTGAACTCAGAAGAACAGAGTGTCACGCAGGTAGTTCGCGATCTTCTGTAG
- a CDS encoding glycoside hydrolase family 2 TIM barrel-domain containing protein encodes MSRRTLALACALLLLGPVVAAVPAAAAPPGAGPTTVDDVYRYLEDPRMTGEGQEPPHALLRPYPDARTAAADAAEHSARSPWVASLNGAWRLRIADRPEGVPDRFHTEGYDVSGWPTATVPHTWQSDFVDHPMFRNIPEEIWPDDPPRVPRDANPTGAYVRTFDVGRSWSEKRVVLRFEGVTSGYFVWVNGQYVGYDQGGYTPAEFDVTQALRPGRNTVAVQVHRWGSGAYLEDVDQWRYSGIFRDVWLYATPRTYLRDAYVTTDLDGQYRDATLTARVDVAGPAQGYTVRGSLVDPAGRTVSTMVGQGTLSATVADPAKWSADVPNLYALVLELLDPDGRAVQTTSQAVGFREVEVRDAQILVNGQRILIKGTNRAETDPDTGRHVTRAAQRRDVALMKSLHINAVRTSHYPADPYLYDLADKQGLWIADEVDIETHSHENCPNNCLASRPEWQDAFADRFQAMVARDKNHPSVIIWDTGNEAGLGTAHFAMAAWADANEPTRLLYHQSNSPNGDAPYADVWGPRYPTPSYVESIARTATRPIVFGEYAHAMGNSVGNFDRFWALARRYPSVQGGFIWDWADANPRQPLYVTPDSSPNRIQAFLVGKPSIVDGHLELSSLDDFVSMFRDPRLDLTGDAVTLDARVRPGEWAGSFPIVTKGRAYALQMRDRTTLEFGVTAGGGWATVAAPVPADWYGAWHRVTGVYDGTALRLYVDGAEVATAPRAGALDPGLYEVNVGRNAQTQQDDLRTRLARGHVDDVRVYDRAVPPSATGDPVLALDFDRIERRGDFLSLGLSLSGTDGLVGSDRYLQPETVEVAWAHAPVRFTAVDPAAGRVRVHNEQPAGPLDVRVRWSLVEVNRVLRSGTVPLRLAPGQTVDLDLGTAPGNPHDRQRWLRVEAVSAPLTAGGPENSAGKARYGWDQFPAGGRVVPGVLLPPAAGAAPALSRDGAAIVVTGPGWRYRFDAGTGALASMSAGGRELLRAGPELDVYRPPTSNETYGWGTADREIWHELGLDRLRTTVTGVASSTQDGAAVVEVASTAQGTGIAFDQTMRYRIDRRGTITLQHRVVPRGARLGALPYLPRLGVRIQVPDALDDFAYYGSGPHETYNDRSSGAFTGVWRNTVDGEYVRYSRPQAYGNHTGAKWATLSDGHRSGLLVGGDLDVSVTPYDELARAEYDFQLPLVRNPGWVTLHAAAGETGMGETPNSVLEEYRVSATRPREYELTLRPLTRAEVRAGGVVDSAAAAPCPPDVAVTTDGQIEAGQPERVTVGVTARCAAGLQDAVAALAVPDGWTVTPPVSTVDTEAVFTVTAPPGTDFGAYDLIATVTALTNGFPTTVRATATTHAPLPAGGRWVSDLPFLGTQNGWGPVERDQSNGEQAAGDGRPLSIGGVTYAKGIGAHAPSRVEVDLGGGCTSFRADVGVDDEMGASGSVAFEVWVDGTRRAATGVLTGPAGAERVSVDVTGGQRLELRITDGGNGIGADHGDWAAARLLCQG; translated from the coding sequence ATGTCACGCCGCACGCTCGCGCTCGCCTGCGCGCTGCTCCTGCTGGGTCCGGTGGTCGCCGCTGTGCCGGCGGCCGCCGCCCCACCGGGCGCCGGACCCACCACTGTGGACGACGTCTACCGCTACCTCGAAGACCCGCGGATGACCGGCGAGGGGCAGGAGCCGCCGCACGCCCTGCTCCGCCCGTACCCGGATGCCCGCACCGCGGCGGCCGACGCCGCCGAGCACAGCGCGCGGTCGCCGTGGGTCGCGTCGCTCAACGGCGCCTGGCGGCTGCGCATCGCCGACCGCCCGGAGGGCGTCCCCGACCGTTTCCACACCGAGGGGTACGACGTGTCGGGCTGGCCCACGGCGACGGTGCCGCACACCTGGCAGTCGGACTTCGTCGACCACCCCATGTTCCGCAACATCCCGGAGGAGATCTGGCCGGACGACCCGCCCCGGGTGCCCCGCGACGCCAACCCCACCGGCGCGTACGTACGCACGTTCGACGTCGGGCGCTCCTGGTCCGAAAAGCGCGTGGTCCTGCGCTTCGAGGGCGTCACGAGCGGCTACTTCGTCTGGGTCAACGGCCAGTACGTCGGGTACGACCAGGGCGGCTACACGCCGGCCGAATTCGACGTGACGCAGGCGCTGCGACCGGGCCGGAACACCGTGGCCGTCCAGGTGCACCGGTGGGGCTCCGGCGCGTACCTCGAAGACGTCGACCAGTGGCGCTACAGCGGCATCTTCCGGGACGTCTGGCTGTACGCGACGCCACGGACGTACCTGCGGGACGCCTACGTCACCACCGACCTGGACGGGCAGTACCGGGACGCGACGCTGACCGCCCGGGTCGACGTCGCCGGGCCGGCGCAGGGGTACACCGTTCGCGGCTCCCTGGTGGATCCGGCGGGGCGGACCGTGTCCACCATGGTCGGTCAGGGCACGCTGAGCGCTACCGTCGCCGACCCGGCCAAGTGGAGCGCGGACGTGCCCAACCTGTACGCGCTGGTGCTGGAACTGCTCGACCCGGACGGCCGCGCGGTGCAGACGACCTCGCAGGCGGTCGGCTTCCGCGAGGTGGAGGTGCGCGACGCGCAGATCCTGGTCAACGGGCAGCGGATCCTCATCAAGGGCACCAACCGGGCCGAGACCGACCCGGACACCGGCCGCCACGTCACCCGGGCCGCGCAGCGCCGCGACGTCGCGCTGATGAAGAGCCTGCACATCAACGCGGTACGGACCTCGCACTACCCCGCCGACCCGTACCTCTACGACCTGGCCGACAAGCAGGGGCTGTGGATCGCGGACGAGGTCGACATCGAGACCCACTCGCACGAGAACTGCCCCAACAACTGCCTCGCCTCGCGACCGGAGTGGCAGGACGCGTTCGCCGACCGGTTCCAGGCGATGGTCGCCCGGGACAAGAACCACCCGAGCGTCATCATCTGGGACACCGGCAACGAGGCCGGCCTCGGCACGGCGCACTTCGCGATGGCGGCGTGGGCCGACGCCAACGAGCCGACCCGGCTGCTCTACCACCAGTCCAACAGCCCCAACGGGGACGCCCCGTACGCCGACGTGTGGGGACCGCGCTATCCCACGCCGTCCTATGTGGAGTCCATCGCGCGCACCGCGACCCGCCCGATCGTGTTCGGCGAGTACGCCCACGCGATGGGCAACAGCGTCGGCAACTTCGACCGCTTCTGGGCGCTCGCCCGCCGGTACCCGTCGGTGCAGGGCGGCTTCATCTGGGACTGGGCCGACGCCAACCCGCGCCAGCCGCTCTACGTCACACCGGACTCGTCGCCGAACCGGATCCAGGCGTTCCTGGTCGGCAAGCCGTCCATCGTGGACGGCCACCTGGAACTGTCCAGCCTCGACGACTTCGTCAGCATGTTCCGCGATCCACGGCTGGACCTCACCGGTGACGCGGTGACGCTCGACGCCCGGGTACGGCCGGGCGAGTGGGCCGGCAGCTTCCCCATCGTCACCAAGGGCCGGGCGTACGCCTTGCAGATGCGGGACCGCACCACGCTGGAGTTCGGCGTGACGGCGGGCGGCGGCTGGGCCACCGTCGCCGCGCCCGTACCGGCCGACTGGTACGGCGCCTGGCACCGGGTCACCGGCGTCTACGACGGCACCGCGCTGCGGCTGTACGTCGACGGCGCCGAGGTGGCCACCGCCCCGCGTGCCGGCGCCCTCGACCCCGGCCTGTACGAGGTGAACGTCGGCCGCAACGCCCAGACCCAGCAGGACGATCTGCGCACCCGGCTGGCCCGCGGCCACGTCGACGACGTGCGCGTCTACGACCGGGCCGTGCCCCCGTCCGCGACCGGCGACCCGGTGCTGGCGCTCGACTTCGACCGGATCGAGCGGCGCGGCGACTTCCTCAGCCTCGGGCTGAGCCTGTCCGGCACGGACGGGCTGGTCGGCTCCGACCGCTACCTCCAGCCGGAGACCGTCGAGGTGGCGTGGGCGCACGCGCCGGTCCGCTTCACGGCCGTGGACCCGGCCGCCGGCCGGGTGCGGGTCCACAATGAACAGCCGGCGGGCCCGCTCGACGTACGGGTGCGCTGGTCGCTGGTCGAGGTGAACCGGGTGCTGCGCTCGGGCACCGTGCCGCTGCGGCTCGCGCCCGGGCAGACCGTCGACCTGGACCTCGGCACCGCGCCCGGCAACCCGCACGACCGGCAGCGCTGGCTTCGGGTCGAGGCGGTGTCTGCTCCCCTAACCGCGGGGGGCCCGGAGAACAGCGCCGGGAAGGCCCGGTACGGCTGGGACCAGTTCCCGGCCGGCGGGCGGGTGGTGCCCGGCGTGCTGCTGCCGCCGGCCGCCGGTGCCGCTCCGGCGCTGTCCCGCGACGGCGCCGCCATCGTGGTGACCGGACCGGGCTGGCGCTACCGCTTCGACGCCGGCACCGGCGCGCTCGCCTCCATGTCGGCCGGCGGCCGGGAGCTGCTGCGCGCCGGGCCCGAACTGGACGTGTACCGCCCGCCGACCAGCAACGAGACGTACGGCTGGGGCACGGCCGACCGGGAGATCTGGCACGAGCTGGGCCTGGATCGCCTGCGTACCACCGTCACCGGCGTGGCGTCGTCCACTCAGGACGGTGCGGCGGTCGTCGAAGTGGCCAGCACGGCGCAGGGCACCGGCATCGCGTTCGACCAGACCATGCGCTACCGGATCGACCGGCGCGGCACCATCACCCTCCAGCACCGGGTGGTCCCGCGCGGTGCCCGGCTCGGCGCGCTGCCATACCTGCCCCGGCTGGGCGTGCGGATCCAGGTGCCGGACGCGCTGGACGACTTCGCGTACTACGGCAGCGGGCCGCACGAGACGTACAACGACCGGTCGAGCGGCGCCTTCACCGGGGTGTGGCGCAACACGGTCGACGGCGAGTACGTGCGCTATTCCCGGCCACAGGCGTACGGCAACCACACCGGCGCCAAGTGGGCCACGCTGAGCGACGGCCACCGGTCCGGCCTGCTCGTCGGCGGCGACCTCGACGTGAGCGTCACGCCGTACGACGAGTTGGCCCGCGCCGAGTACGACTTCCAGCTCCCGCTGGTGCGCAACCCGGGCTGGGTCACGCTGCACGCGGCGGCTGGCGAGACGGGCATGGGCGAGACGCCCAACTCGGTGCTGGAGGAGTACCGGGTGTCCGCGACCCGGCCGCGCGAGTACGAGCTGACCCTGCGCCCGCTGACCCGGGCCGAGGTGCGGGCCGGTGGCGTGGTGGACTCCGCGGCCGCCGCGCCCTGCCCGCCCGACGTGGCGGTCACCACCGACGGGCAGATCGAGGCCGGCCAGCCGGAGCGGGTCACGGTCGGCGTCACCGCGCGCTGCGCCGCCGGCCTGCAGGACGCGGTCGCCGCGCTGGCCGTACCGGACGGGTGGACGGTCACCCCGCCGGTGTCCACCGTGGACACCGAGGCGGTCTTCACGGTCACCGCCCCGCCGGGCACCGACTTCGGCGCGTACGACCTGATCGCCACCGTCACAGCGCTGACCAACGGCTTCCCCACCACCGTGCGGGCCACCGCCACCACCCACGCCCCGCTGCCGGCGGGCGGCCGGTGGGTCAGCGACCTGCCGTTCCTGGGCACCCAGAACGGCTGGGGCCCGGTCGAACGCGACCAGAGCAACGGCGAGCAGGCGGCCGGCGACGGTCGACCGCTGAGCATCGGCGGCGTGACGTACGCGAAGGGAATCGGCGCCCACGCGCCGTCCCGCGTCGAGGTCGACCTCGGCGGCGGCTGCACGTCCTTCCGCGCCGACGTGGGCGTCGACGACGAGATGGGCGCGAGCGGGTCGGTCGCGTTCGAGGTGTGGGTCGACGGGACCCGGCGGGCCGCCACCGGCGTGCTCACCGGCCCGGCCGGCGCCGAACGCGTTTCCGTCGACGTGACCGGCGGCCAGCGCCTGGAACTACGGATCACGGACGGGGGCAACGGCATCGGCGCCGATCACGGTGACTGGGCCGCGGCCCGGCTCCTCTGCCAGGGGTGA
- a CDS encoding SDR family oxidoreductase: MTTSAPTLGVTGSTGRLGRRVADRLAAAGVPQRLVVRDPGRAPDLPGAGAVQATYADGEAARRALDGVETLFMVSGAEEPDRVAQHKTFIDAAAAAGVGHLVYVSFFGAAPDATFTLARDHWATEEHLRASGLRYTVLRDNLYIDFFPMMVGEDGVIRGPAADGRAAAVTQDDIADVAAAVLRDPGAHENARYDLTGPEALTLHEVAATISEVTGRTVDYHDESLNEAYASRAGYGAPTWQVDAWVSTYTAIAAGEMDGVTEAVATVAGHPATSLRAHLLEYGAG, encoded by the coding sequence ATGACGACTTCCGCACCCACTCTCGGCGTCACCGGCTCCACCGGCCGCCTCGGCCGGCGTGTCGCGGACCGGCTCGCGGCCGCCGGCGTACCCCAGCGGCTCGTGGTCCGCGATCCCGGCCGCGCGCCCGACCTGCCTGGCGCCGGCGCGGTCCAGGCGACGTACGCCGACGGCGAGGCGGCCCGGCGCGCCCTCGACGGCGTCGAGACGCTCTTCATGGTGTCCGGCGCCGAGGAGCCGGACCGGGTCGCGCAGCACAAGACGTTCATCGACGCGGCCGCCGCAGCGGGCGTCGGCCACCTGGTGTACGTCTCGTTCTTCGGCGCCGCGCCGGACGCCACGTTCACGCTCGCCCGCGACCACTGGGCCACCGAGGAGCACCTCCGCGCCAGCGGGCTGCGCTACACGGTCCTGCGCGACAACCTCTACATCGACTTCTTCCCCATGATGGTGGGCGAGGACGGCGTCATCCGCGGGCCGGCGGCGGACGGGCGGGCCGCCGCCGTCACCCAGGACGACATCGCCGACGTGGCCGCGGCGGTGCTGCGCGATCCCGGCGCACACGAGAACGCCCGGTACGACCTCACCGGCCCGGAGGCGCTGACGCTGCACGAGGTGGCCGCCACGATCAGCGAGGTCACCGGTCGGACGGTCGACTACCACGACGAGTCGCTCAACGAGGCGTACGCGTCGCGGGCCGGCTACGGCGCCCCGACCTGGCAGGTCGACGCGTGGGTCAGCACGTACACCGCGATCGCGGCGGGCGAGATGGACGGCGTGACCGAGGCGGTCGCCACCGTCGCCGGCCACCCGGCCACGAGCCTGCGCGCGCATCTTCTTGAATATGGGGCCGGGTAG
- a CDS encoding response regulator, which produces MRAPHETTRVLVVDDQPVVRAGFAAIIDAEPDLFVVGTAADGAAAVEESRRLCPDVVVMDIRMPGMDGLTATRLLTGAPDPPRVLVLTTFDLDAYVFEALRVGASGFLLKDANPDDLLAAIRVVAAGDGMLAPAVTRRLIDAFARGVLAPPPDATPPQTLTPRELEVLTLVASGLSNAEIGARLGVATGTVKTHVNALLTKLGVRDRVQATILAYDLGVVRPR; this is translated from the coding sequence ATGAGAGCACCCCACGAAACCACCCGCGTTCTCGTCGTCGACGACCAGCCGGTGGTGCGGGCCGGGTTCGCGGCGATCATCGACGCCGAGCCCGACCTGTTCGTGGTCGGTACGGCCGCCGACGGCGCGGCCGCGGTCGAGGAGTCCCGGCGGCTGTGCCCCGACGTCGTGGTGATGGACATCCGGATGCCGGGCATGGACGGGTTGACCGCCACCCGGCTGCTCACCGGCGCGCCGGATCCGCCGCGGGTGCTGGTGCTGACCACGTTCGACCTCGACGCGTACGTCTTCGAGGCGCTGCGGGTCGGCGCCTCCGGCTTCCTGCTCAAGGACGCCAACCCGGACGACCTGCTGGCCGCGATCCGGGTCGTGGCGGCGGGCGACGGCATGCTGGCGCCGGCGGTCACCCGCCGGCTCATCGACGCGTTCGCCCGCGGGGTGTTGGCCCCGCCGCCGGATGCCACGCCGCCGCAAACGCTGACCCCGCGCGAGCTGGAGGTGCTCACGCTTGTCGCGAGTGGACTGTCCAATGCGGAGATCGGGGCGCGGCTCGGGGTGGCCACCGGCACCGTCAAGACACACGTCAACGCGCTGCTGACCAAGCTCGGCGTGCGGGACCGGGTGCAGGCCACCATCCTGGCGTACGACCTCGGGGTGGTGCGCCCGCGATGA